One part of the Magallana gigas chromosome 5, xbMagGiga1.1, whole genome shotgun sequence genome encodes these proteins:
- the LOC105331215 gene encoding uncharacterized protein: MKRKTKKCDLCHAVRYSVGSEQIFGIDGSYFRSECLDSLSFHGTSNNDTVQNAEGNSSQIGSTAVLKYYDQNKLNQLEGLRSVVLENMERVNKLKIDVLSKENGSYTSNDGKGRVKSLIMNSSILKDLEANIDLLQSNVNRSQDLFVQDGKRPGFELAIPYACICRGPGSIYVRDLCEKSGDIKIERNFYSSSIHIEQCADKGKHLGWLRSNNLVTISGCFSSPKIYISGLFVNTTVSIKGVGGSPEIHLEGVCIKPRILVHGTKLKPTVFIDGIVNDPYLQVNGLGSRLKLVVRGICFRQNVEIGGKKCHTKLRVFGMCDI, encoded by the coding sequence ATGAAACggaaaacaaagaaatgtgaTCTGTGTCACGCTGTCAGATACAGTGTAGGTTCGGAACAAATTTTTGGCATTGATGGCTCCTACTTTCGAAGTGAATGCTTAGATTCCCTGTCATTCCATGGAACGAGTAACAATGATACGGTACAAAATGCAGAAGGAAATTCCTCACAAATTGGCAGCACAGCCGTCCTTAAATATTATGACCAAAACAAGCTGAATCAACTTGAGGGTCTGAGGTCCGTAGTCTTGGAAAATATGGAAAGAGTTAACAAACttaaaattgatgttttgtcaAAGGAAAACGGGTCGTATACTTCTAATGATGGCAAGGGAAGAGTAAAAAGTCTAATTATGAACAGTTCCATTCTAAAAGATCTGGAAGCTAACATAGATCTTCTACAATCTAATGTGAACCGAAGTCAggatttatttgttcaagacgGTAAAAGACCAGGTTTTGAATTGGCAATTCCATATGCATGTATTTGCAGGGGACCTGGCTCAATATATGTGCGAGATCTATGTGAAAAATCTGGAGATATCAAAATCGAAAGAAATTTTTACTCTTCTAGTATCCACATCGAACAATGTGCAGACAAAGGAAAACATCTCGGATGGCTGAGGAGTAACAATTTGGTTACAATCAGCGGGTGTTTCTCTTCACCGAAAATTTATATTTCTGGATTGTTTGTTAATACCACTGTATCCATCAAAGGAGTGGGTGGCTCACCTGAAATTCATTTGGAAGGTGTATGTATAAAACCTAGGATCCTGGTTCACGGCACCAAACTTAAACCAACTGTGTTTATTGATGGTATTGTCAATGATCCATATTTGCAAGTAAATGGGTTGGGATCAAGGCTGAAATTGGTTGTAAGAGGCATTTGTTTCAGACAAAATGTTGAAATAGGAGGTAAAAAATGCCATACAAAATTGCGAGTGTTCGGAATGTGTGACATTTAA